From a region of the Tursiops truncatus isolate mTurTru1 chromosome 2, mTurTru1.mat.Y, whole genome shotgun sequence genome:
- the LOC117311049 gene encoding protein yippee-like 5: MGRIFLDHIGGTRLFSCANCDTILTNRSELISTRFTGATGRAFLFNKVVNLQYSEVQDRVMLTGRHMVRDVSCKNCNSKLGWIYEFATEDSQRYKEGRVILERALVRESEGFEEHVPSDNS; the protein is encoded by the coding sequence ATGGGCAGGATTTTCCTTGATCATATTGGTGGTACCCGTCTGTTTTCCTGTGCAAACTGCGATACGATCCTGACCAACCGCTCAGAACTCATCTCCACTCGATTCACAGGCGCCACTGGCAGagcatttctttttaacaagGTAGTTAACCTGCAGTACAGTGAAGTTCAAGACCGGGTCATGCTCACTGGCCGCCACATGGTTCGAGATGTGAGCTGCAAAAACTGCAATAGCAAACTGGGATGGATCTATGAGTTTGCCACTGAAGACAGCCAGCGTTATAAGGAAGGCCGTGTGATCCTAGAACGTGCGCTAGTTCGAGAAAGTGAGGGCTTTGAGGAGCATGTACCATCTGATAACTcttga